Proteins encoded in a region of the Armatimonadota bacterium genome:
- a CDS encoding prepilin-type N-terminal cleavage/methylation domain-containing protein: MKRKGFTLIELLVVIAIIAILAAILFPVFAQAKAAAKNSLDLSNTKQLGLGLIMYSTDYDDVLVWGMDEAWQHTWASEVVPYIKNGDMSGKGLGSETTPNSGFGIYRSPFDSNFGWPSWVHPYDWALGVTMSYGANGALNGCDGGPCLLLGLFTPMAQSWISPQSVSATAVSYPADTVMLADKFNADAQKNGSMGVFSAFCGNVFMNVDWFDWCAPNEIPNGNPAAGYPWIFNNGTAFPKTRNGAIGITHAGKTNFVFLDGHSKSMTPVQTNPDPQNQPAKNKWLRDRP; encoded by the coding sequence ATGAAACGTAAGGGTTTCACCCTCATTGAACTACTCGTCGTGATCGCGATTATCGCGATCCTCGCGGCGATTCTCTTCCCGGTCTTTGCGCAAGCCAAGGCCGCGGCAAAGAACTCGCTCGATCTTTCCAACACCAAGCAGCTCGGCCTTGGCCTTATCATGTACAGCACGGACTATGATGACGTGCTCGTTTGGGGCATGGACGAAGCTTGGCAGCACACCTGGGCCTCTGAAGTCGTGCCGTACATCAAGAATGGCGACATGAGCGGAAAGGGCCTCGGAAGCGAAACCACGCCGAACTCCGGCTTCGGCATCTATCGTAGCCCGTTCGACTCCAACTTCGGCTGGCCGTCTTGGGTCCACCCATACGACTGGGCGCTCGGCGTCACGATGTCGTATGGCGCAAACGGTGCGCTGAACGGATGCGACGGCGGGCCCTGCTTGTTGCTTGGCCTCTTCACTCCGATGGCGCAGAGCTGGATCAGTCCGCAGAGCGTGAGCGCGACGGCAGTTTCGTATCCTGCGGACACCGTGATGCTCGCGGACAAGTTCAACGCCGACGCGCAGAAGAACGGCAGCATGGGCGTGTTCAGCGCGTTCTGCGGCAACGTCTTCATGAACGTCGACTGGTTCGACTGGTGCGCCCCGAACGAGATTCCCAATGGGAACCCTGCGGCAGGCTACCCCTGGATATTCAACAACGGGACCGCCTTCCCAAAAACCCGAAACGGCGCAATCGGCATCACGCACGCCGGCAAGACGAACTTCGTGTTCCTGGATGGCCACTCGAAGTCCATGACCCCGGTGCAGACCAACCCCGACCCGCAGAACCAGCCCGCAAAGAACAAGTGGCTGAGGGACCGGCCATAA
- a CDS encoding LacI family DNA-binding transcriptional regulator yields the protein MYQEPKKSDRGEATGAVTIRAVAARAGVSPTVVSRVLHNRATSIRVSEATAERVRQAAKDLGYRRNVMARLFRERQTMMIGVLHGIGFGRPHFAGTSQYFAALMDGVIDGAFTHGYAVTFCPHLLGQTPEDAMADGRFDGLVWYSTYPSGENRAMLERCSVPLVLIHTPSSEFADKFPSVICDNEQGIHLALDHLVQQGHRRIAFALESEDLFGEAVLRRDAFLKEMNARGLGASESDVIDIRSDRTGLHMYLASGLRHSAVIGTSDGVAASFLNLAPGYGVQVPRDLSVIGFDSTSYCDQLRPALTSVSQPLVVMGRSAVSLLVQSINGDAPDPAALVYPCGLDIRGSTSSISAGQSL from the coding sequence ATGTATCAAGAGCCAAAGAAGTCAGATCGAGGAGAAGCGACGGGGGCGGTCACGATCCGCGCCGTAGCAGCAAGGGCCGGGGTCAGCCCGACCGTTGTTTCGCGCGTGCTGCATAACCGCGCAACCTCAATTCGTGTGAGCGAGGCGACCGCCGAGCGAGTGCGCCAGGCGGCGAAGGACCTTGGCTACCGGCGAAACGTAATGGCCCGGCTCTTCCGCGAGCGCCAGACGATGATGATCGGCGTGCTCCACGGCATCGGCTTCGGCCGCCCTCATTTCGCGGGAACCTCCCAGTATTTCGCTGCCCTGATGGACGGCGTCATCGACGGCGCGTTTACCCATGGTTATGCCGTAACGTTTTGCCCACACCTCTTGGGGCAGACGCCCGAAGACGCGATGGCCGATGGACGGTTCGACGGCCTCGTGTGGTACAGCACCTACCCTTCCGGTGAGAACCGCGCCATGCTCGAGCGTTGCTCGGTGCCGCTGGTGTTGATTCACACGCCTTCGAGCGAGTTCGCCGACAAGTTCCCGTCCGTAATCTGCGACAACGAGCAAGGCATTCATTTGGCGCTCGACCACCTGGTGCAGCAAGGCCACCGCCGCATCGCCTTTGCGCTCGAAAGCGAAGACCTCTTCGGGGAGGCCGTGCTCAGAAGGGACGCCTTCTTGAAAGAGATGAATGCTCGGGGCTTAGGGGCCTCTGAGAGCGACGTCATCGACATCCGGTCCGACCGCACCGGTTTGCACATGTATCTGGCCTCGGGTCTGCGCCATTCGGCCGTCATCGGCACGAGCGATGGCGTGGCGGCATCCTTCCTCAATCTCGCGCCCGGATACGGCGTTCAGGTACCGAGAGACCTTTCGGTCATCGGTTTTGACTCGACTTCTTATTGCGACCAGCTTCGGCCGGCGCTCACCTCGGTTTCACAACCCCTCGTCGTCATGGGCCGGAGCGCAGTCTCCCTGCTCGTCCAAAGCATCAATGGAGACGCGCCCGACCCCGCTGCACTCGTTTACCCGTGCGGCCTCGATATTCGAGGTTCCACATCGTCTATCTCGGCAGGTCAATCATTATGA